A part of Dreissena polymorpha isolate Duluth1 chromosome 13, UMN_Dpol_1.0, whole genome shotgun sequence genomic DNA contains:
- the LOC127854534 gene encoding zinc finger BED domain-containing protein 4-like encodes MPPLPSEVWKHFRKSADKSTASCLLCTATIQLHGGTSNLRNHIKFRHPSVDNNKASPDVAKQPTLHKVFGPRPSSSKAINQTLANFVVQVNVPIKIVEHESFRHLMQLLNPQYEVPSRTTVRARIDQQYDDAKNSLLSSLQGSTSVALTTDSWTSNATEAYLTVTVHYIKEDWSMESRILMTRAIPERHTGENLAIRLKDCVDEFGLKGRVVACVHDNARNMDLAGRLCPDWQDLPCFAHTLQLCVKPVMDIPSVADVMSRARKIVGHFRHSTTMTAELRSRQFVMQLPDHDLIQDVPTRLNLSQMMLQRLVEQRRVVTEILLNPRLTGKRDRGLLLTDA; translated from the coding sequence AtgccaccattaccgtccgaggTATGGAAACACTTCAGAAAATCGGCAGACAAGAGCACTGCATCTTGTCTGTTATGCACTGCAACAATTCAACTGCATGGCGGCACCTCAAATCTGCGAAATCATATTAAATTTAGGCATCCGTCCGTTGACAACAACAAGGCCAGTCCGGATGTGGCAAAGCAACCGACGTTACACAAGGTTTTTGGCCCCCGTCCTTCGTCGAGCAAGGCGATCAATCAGACCCTTGCAAATTTCGTGGTCCAGGTAAACGTGCCCATAAAAATCGTCGAACACGAGAGTTTTCGTCATCTGATGCAACTTCTGAATCCGCAGTACGAGGTGCCTTCTCGAACAACCGTCAGGGCGCGCATTGACCAGCAGTATGATGACGCAAAGAACTCTCTGCTGTCCAGTCTTCAGGGAAGCACGTCAGTCGCCCTCACAACTGACTCCTGGACATCCAATGCCACAGAGGCATACCTCACAGTAACCGTACACTACATAAAAGAAGACTGGTCAATGGAGTCGCGCATACTAATGACCCGCGCCATACCTGAGCGACACACCGGCGAAAACCTTGCTATTCGCCTTAAGGACTGTGTGGATGAGTTTGGTCTGAAGGGACGTGTTGTAGCATGTGTTCACGACAATGCCAGAAATATGGACTTAGCCGGTCGTCTGTGTCCGGACTGGCAGGACCTCCCGTGTTTCGCGCACACCCTTCAGTTGTGCGTGAAGCCGGTCATGGACATTCCGTCAGTAGCAGACGTGATGTCGAGAGCACGAAAGATCGTCGGCCACTTCCGGCACTCCACAACCATGACAGCAGAGCTGCGATCGCGACAATTTGTCATGCAACTTCCTGACCATGACCTAATTCAGGATGTTCCGACTCGCTTGAATTTGTCGCAGATGATGTTGCAACGCCTTGTGGAGCAGCGTCGTGTTGTTACCGAAATCCTACTCAACCCACGCCTAACAGGGAAGCGTGACAGGGGTCTCCTGCTGACCGACGCTTAG